From Kitasatospora sp. MAP12-44:
ACCAGCCAGGAGCGGAACGAGGAGGGCTCGCGCAGCCCGTCCAGCGAGTGGACCACCCGGAGCATGGTCTCCTGCACCACGTCGTCCACGTCCGCATGGCCGTCCAGGGCGCGGCCGACGACGTTGTACAGCAGCGGCAGATGATCCGCGATCAGCCGCTCCCGCGCCGCCGCGTCCCCGGCCTGCGCCGCGGCGACCGTCTCCGCATCGCTTGCACCGTGCATCCGCATTCGCAGTCCTCGCTCGTTCCGGCTCGTCGCTCCCCGCCACTGGAAGACCCCGGGGAGCGGGCCGGATAACAGAAATCGCCCGGTAACTTACCCGGCTTCCGGTGGACCGGTGCGGCGGGGTGCGGCGGGGTCGTCAGGCCTCGTCCGGGGAGTGGGCGCTGACGGGCACATCCGGGTCGCGGAACCAGGAGCCCTGGATCGCCCACTGGATCAGCATCAGCACGGCGCCGAGCACCAGCGCCCCGACGCCGATCACGCTCACCCCGCCGGTGGCCCCGAAGACCGGCAGATTGATCGAGGTGGCGCCGTAGTGCGGGTCGGCGTACACGTCGAAGGCGGCGTAGCAGAAGAAGTAGAGCAGCATCAGGCCGCCGAGACCGGGGAGCAGGCCCTTGAAGACGAAGTCGCGGGTGCTTCGGGTGAGCACCCGGCGGTAGTACCAGGTGCAGGTGAAGCCGGTCAGACCGTAGTAGAAGGCGATGCCGAGCCCGACCGAGGCGATGCTGTCGGCCAGGACGTTGCCGCTGACCGCCGTCAGCATCACATAGAAGGCGATGGAGACCAGGCCCATGCCGACGGTCGACCAGGAGGGGGTGAGGAACCGGCGGTCCACCCGGGCGAAGTGGGAGGGGATGGCCTTGTGGGCGGCCATCGAGAAGCTGGTGCGGGCGGTCGGCAGGATGGTGGTCTGGGTGGAGGCCGCGGAGGAGGTCAGCACCATGAAGATGAGCAGTTTGGTGAGGAACCAGCCCAGGCCCTTGTCACCGAAGACGGCGCCGCCGAGCCCGGACAGCACGTCCCCGGCGTTGTCCGGGTTGGCCAGCCCGATGCCCTTGGTGCCGACGCCCGCGAAGGCCTGCGCCGAGGTGGAGACCAGGGCGTAGATGGCCAGCAGCAGGACGGTCGAGATGACGGCGGCCCGGCCGGGCGTGCGGGCGCTGTCGGCGGTCTCCTCGTTGACGGAGACGGCCGTGTCCCAGCCCCAGTAGATGAAGACGGCGGCCAGCACCCCGGAGGTGAAGGCGCTCGCGGAGGCGACGTTGAAGGGGTTGAACCAGGACGCCGAGATGTGGATGGCCGTGGCGGGCGCGCTGCTGCTGTAGGCCTTGACCAGCGCCGTCACCGAGAGCACCACCAGCATCACCACCTCGACACAGAGCAGCCAGCGCTGCAGGGCGGCGGAGATCTCGATGCCGACGTAGCAGATGATCGTCATCACGATGATCCACGCGACGCCGGCCAGGGTGGTCCACGTCTTGTCGCCGGCCAACGAGTCGAGTCCGAGCAGTCGGAAGCCGTAGACACCGGCGATCTGCGCGAGGTTCGCCATCACGATGATGTCGGCGACGATGATGCCCCAGCCGCCCATCCACCCCGTGCGCGGGCCGAACGCGCGGGCCGCCCAGGTGAAGGTGGTCCCGCAGTCGGGGTCGGCGGCGTTCAACTCCTTGTAGGCGTAGGCGATCAGCAGCATCGGGATGAAGGCGAGGATGGTGATGATCGGGGCCTGCAGGCCGACGCCCACCACGATGATGCCGAGGGTCGCGGCCAGGCTGTAGGCCGGGGCGGTGGACGCGATGCCGATCGCCACCGAGGAGAACAGCCCCAGTGCACCGGCCTTGAGCCCCTTCTCACCCGCGCCCGAGCCGTGTTCGAGCGTCACACCGGTGGCAGCGGAATCTCCGGATGGATTCGACACCTGACTCATCTCACTTGAATGTGTGGATCGTCGGACCTGGTGGCTTGATTCGCACGGCTATTTTCGGACCACCGGAGGATCCGTGCCAGACGGCGGCGGTCACGTTTCGGCCACCGGCACAACGGTCACCGGGACGACGGCGACCGGGCACTGGGCGTGCTGGACCACTGCCTGACTCACCGAGCCCAGGCGCCGCAGAGGGCCGCGCGGTGTGCCGTGCCGGCCGACCACCAGGAGCTGACGGGTCTCCGACAGCGCGACCAGCTCCCGCGCCGGGCTGGACCGGACAGCCGTCTCGGAGAGCGGCACCCCCGGGTGGCGCTCGGACCAGCCGGCCAGCACCTCGGCGAGCAGCCGGCTCTGCTCGGCGGCGACATGAGCGGCCTCGTACACCGGCGGGAACGCGTGGCCGGGCCCGCTGACCAGCGGGTAGCTCCAGGCGTGCAGCGCCTCCAGCGGCAGCTGCCGGCTGTCCGCCGCACGGAAGGCGAACGAGAGCACCTCCTCCTCGGCGTCCCGACCGTGCACGCCCACCAGCACGCCACCGGCCGCCTCCTGGTAGCCGGAGCCGTGCACGACGACCACCGGGCAGCTCGCGTTGGCCGCCACGTGCAGGGCCGTAGAGCCGACCAGCAGCCGGGGGAAGCCGCCCGAGCCCCGGGCGCCGACCACCAGCAGGTCGGTGTCGGCCGCCGCGTCCAGCAGCGCCTCGCGCGCGGCGCGGTCCGCCAGCCGGGTGGCGACCTCCAGGTCCGGGTGGCGCATCAGCACCTGGGCGCGCGCCGCCTCCAGGGCCTCCTCGCCGACGTCGGCGGCGGAGCGGGCGCCGGGTGCGATCGGCGCGTCCTGCGCTTCGCCCGGCCAGGCGTGCACGACGTGCAGCGGCAGCCGGCGCAGCCATGCCTCGTCGGCGGCCCAGTCGAGGGCGTCGTGACTGGCATCCGTGCCGTCGACCCCGACGGTGACGCAGGGTCTCATCGCGCGCTCCTTCGCCACTGGCTGGTGGGTGGGGCAGCTGTGCCCTGAGGGAAGTCAAACGCGGCTACCGCAGGAGCGCACCTCGGGCACCTCGGCGGCACCTCGCCGGCACCTCGCGGGCGCTCCCGGGATTTCAGCGGGGTGGGTTGCCGGTCGCCGCGGGCGGGTGGTCGGGCCAGTCGAGCGCGTAGGACGGGTCCCGCCCGGTGGTCGCCCGGGCGTAGCGCAGCAGCTCGCGGACGATGCCGGCGTTGCCCATGGCCCAACCGGGCATCGGTTCCAGCTCGCTCGGGGTCTTGCGGTGCTCGGTGTTGGACCAGCGCGCGCCGTCGGCGTCCACCGTCGCCCGCGCGCTGAGGTCGGCGACCAGGACGTCGGCGAACTCCCGCCCGTCGCCCTGCTCGACGAGCCGGTCGCAGGCCAGCGCCAGCACGCCCGCCGTCCCGCAGCAGCGGCCGCTGTTGTCCCAGAAGCCGGGGCGCAGCCGCTGCGGCAGGCCGGAGCGGGTGACGGTGTGCCAGCAGCGGTCGGCGAGCGCCGACCAGGCCGCCGCCTCGCCCACCGGCAGATCGCGCAGCAGCCGGAAGACCTGGGCGTCACCGGCCGGGCCGTGGCACCAGCCGTAGCTGTAGCGCTCGATGAGCTCGGGCCGGTCCTGCGGATCGGAGTGCGGGACCAGGAAGCCCGCCGGGCCGGCCTCGTCGCGGGACACCACGTCCGCGGCGCCGGCCGCCGCGAGGTCGACCAGGTCGGGGCGGCCGGCGGCCCGTCCGACGGCGGCCAGGGCGTGGACGATGCCCAGCGTGCCGTGGGAGATGTGGTGCAGCCGGGACGGCTCGCCGACCTTGATCTCCCAGTGCACGCCGCCCGCCGTCGGCTCCGCGGTGCGCAGATAGGGCGTCACCGCGAGCAGCGCCAACTCGAGGTCGCCGGCGGCCAGCGCACCCAGCGCGATACCGGCGTTGCCGCCCATCAGCTCGAAGAGGGCGGCCCAGCGCGTCCCGTCGAAGCGTGAGCGCACCAGGTCCAGGGTGCGGCGCGCGGCCGCGCCGGCCGCGGCGTCGCCCAGCTGCTCGTGGACGGCGTGCAACGCGACGGCCATCCCGGTCAGCCCGAAGTGCAGCGAGCTGTGCTCCCACCCCTCCACGGCGGCTTCGATGCCTCGGGCGGCGCGCAGCGCGGCGTCGCCGTACCGGTCGTCGCCGAAGTGCCGCCGGCCCTCCAGCAGGGCCGCCACGATGCCCGAAGCCCCGCTGTAGAGCGTGGGGTCGAGCTCGTCCTCGCTCGGTCTGGTGGCCCAGGCCAAGCCGGTTCCGGTATCCCGGGCGGTCCCCAGGAGCCACTCCAGGGCCTGCGCGGCCAGCGTCTCGGCCTCGTCCGATAGCTTCGTGATCATCCACCGAGCCTCGCACAACGCCGCCACGAGCGAGGCGGGTTCGGCGAAAAGGGGCTATGGCAAGGGCTCAACCGGGCCGACCGGGCCGACCGGGCCGTCGTGGCGGGCGCTGGAGCGCCAGTCGGCGATCCGCACCAGGGCTTCCAGGTAGGCCAGCCGGAACGGTCCGAGGTCGGCGCGGTCGCGCAGGGCGAGTGCCTGCTCGGTCCAGGAGCCGGGTGCCCCGGTGGTGAAGACGGTGGTCTGCAGGCGCTGACCGGGGAAGCGCTCGCCGCTGGAGAGCTCGACCGGCGGGGTGCGGTCGCCGTCGCGCACGCCGAGCAGCAGCGGCGCCTCGTCGCCGCGCGGGCGCGCCGAGATCCGGACGTGGCCGTGGTGCGCGGCGGCGAGGTAGCCCACCAGCCGGGGATCGAACTGCTCGCCGTGCCAGTGTTTGTTGCTGTGCCAGTGCTGGCCGTGCAGCAGCATCAGCGCGCTGACCAGCTCATGGCGGAAGTACGGCCGGCTGTTGGTGCCGGTGTTGTACGGGCCTTTGGACTTGGCCAGCAGTCCGTCCGGCGGGTCGCCGCCGCCCCCGCGCAGCATCGCCTGGAAGGCGTCGTGGCACTTGCCGAGGTCGTGGTAGCGGGCCGCCCGGGCAACCGCCTCCTGCTGGTCCGGGGCGAGGCCGGGCAGCGCGTCGACGAGTCGGCGCGCCTCCTCCTCGGTCTCCATCAGGTGCTGGTCCAGGCTGACCCACGCGGTGCAGCTGAAGCTCCGCGGCACGGCCGGGCCACCACCGCACGGCTGGACGGGCGTGCGGCTGTCAGGGGCCCAGCCCTCCTCCGGGAGGTAGCCGCCGTCCCGGGCATCCAGCAGCAGCGCGGCGCCGGGACGCAGGTCCTCGGCCACCACGGGCCGCCACTGCCAGTCGAGCTGGTCGCGTACCCAGCCGCGCCGGGTGTCGAGCAGCGCTCGCACGTCGGCGAGCGGAGCCGGGCAGAGCTCGTCACGGGCCGGGTCGGCCTCGTCCTGCGGCGGCCGGCCGGACTCCCAGTCGCGCCAGGCGATCAGCACCGTGTGGTCGGCCGGGTCGCAGATCCAGCGGGTCGGCTGGGCGTCGGAGTTGGTGTCGAAGAGCTCCAACAGGTCACTCTGGCTCAGGGATTGCCCGGCATCCGGCTGGCAGCTGATCGGGGCCTGCTGCAACTGCGCGGCGGTGACGGCCTGTTCGTTGTGGAGAGTGAGCCAGCGCGCGGCGTCCTCGACCGAGGAGTCATCCAGGGAGTCGACGGCTCGGGTGTCGTCCGGGGGGCGGCACCAGAGCAGGTCGCCCCCGTCGGGGTACTCGCCGTAGCGGTTGCAGCGTCCGGCGCGCTGCACGATCGAGCTCCAGGGCGCGAGTTCGGTCAGCAGGGTGCGGCTGGAGAGGTCGGGTCCGGCCTCCAGCGCCCGGGTGGTGACGATGATCTGGTCGCCCGTTGCCTGCTGCGGCGGCAGGTCGCGGCGGCCGGCGGCCCGGACGTGCGGCTGAAGTAGCAGCACCTCCCGGCCGGGAGTCGCCTCGCGCAGCGCGCGGTACAACTCCCGTGCCCGCTCTACTGAGTTGAGCACGGCGATGGTCCGCGTGCCGGGCAGGTGCGCCGAGTCGACGGCCTGGGCGAGACCCTGGACATAGTGCCCGGGGTCGATCGCCAGCCTGCGGATCCGGCGCACCGCGTTCAGCCGCCCGGACATCGCTCCCCGGCGGTCCGCCTCGCTCAACTCCACCCGGGAGAGCGCGTTCTGCGAGTCCTGCCGGTCCTGCAACCCGGTCGGACCCGAGGTCGAGTCCATCCACATCGTGGCGGTCGGCGCGGGCGTGCCGAGCCGCTCGCGCAGCAGCTGGAGCCGGGCGCCGGTGGACCGCGCCGGGCCGAGCAGCCCCCGCTCGTCGAAGACCCACTGGGTGTCACTGTGCAGCAGGCCGAAGGTGACCGGCGCCATCTGCGACGACTCGGCGTACCCGCGCATCAACGCCCGGCTCATCAGCAGGTCGTGACTGCCGATCAGCACCGCCGTCCGCTCCGGCCGGCGCCGCCAGTCGCCGCCGTACGTCACCCCGCCCGCGAGCAGGTGCAGCCCGACCTCCTCGGCGCGACCGAGCCGCTCCAGCCACTCCCCCACCCGCGCGTACGTCTGTTCGGCCGCGCTGTGCAGCGGCAGGACGTAGACCAGCCGCCTGGGCGTGCGCTGCGGCGCGCCGACCAGGCGGCGGTAGAGCCAGGGCAGCACGGCGGCAAGGGTCTTGCCCGCTCCGGTCGGGACCGCGAGCAGCTCCGGCAGCCCCTCGCCGGCCAGCCGGGCCTGGTAGGGGTAGGGGGCGTGACCTGTCGCGGTGCGAACGAAGTCCTCGAACGCCGGCGCCGTGGCCCGGTCCGGTTCGGTCAGGGCGCGGTCCGGTTCCGTCATGGCGCGGTCCGGTTCCGTCATGGCGCGGTCCGGTTCAGCGCGCTCGAACGCAGCGCGGCCAGCAACGGCAGGACGTGCTTCTCACCGGTGCCGGCGGTGAAGTTGAGGACCGCGTCGATGACGGCACGGCCGATGTCGCCCGACGCGCTCTCGGGCGCGCTGGCGGCCCAGGTCGTCAGGGTCCGGCCGACCACGGCGGTCATCCGGGCGGCGACGGCGGTCTGCTTGCGCTCCTCCGCGGCCGCCTGCCCCTCCGGGTCGCTGTCGTCGGCGGGCCGGATCCCGCAGGCCAGTGAGACCAGGGAGTCCAGGATCTGATCCCCGTAGGCGGCGACCAGGACCGGCAGGCTCAGCTCGCCTGGACTGCGCTCGGCCAGCGCCGACAGCGCCCGTTCGTCGCGCAGCCAGGCCGCTTCCAGCGCGGCCAGGGCCCGCAGCGTCTCATCCGGTGTCATCCCAGCACCGTAGCGCCATCACCCCGTCCGCCGGGCCGCCCCCGACAAATCGCTGCGGGGAAGGCGATCACGAGGTAAGAGCGGCGGGGGCGGCGGGGGCGCGGCGGATTTGGCGGTTGCCCGCGCCTGGGCCGAACGGGCGAACTACAGTGGAGCGGAGGCAGGAGGTGGTCCCGGATGCCGACAGTTTCGCGGCGCAGGTCGGCCGCTCCGGTGGCCGCACTCTTCGCGCTGCTGCTCATCGGCGTCAGCGCGTGCGGCACGAGCACGAAATCGCCCCCCACGCCGTCGCCCACGCCCTCTGCCGCGTCGGCGCCCGCATCCACCGGCAGCCAGGTCTCGCCGCTCACCGGACTGCCCGGCCAGGCCGGCCGGATCCTCGCAGTCAAGATCGACAACATCGTCAACGCCCGCCCGCAGACCGGGGTCAACTCGGCCGCCGTGGTCTACGCGATCGAGGTGGAGGGCGGCATCTCCCGCTTCCTGGCGGTCTACGACTCCAACCACCTGCCGCCGGGCGACGCCATCGGCCCGGTGCGCAGCGCCCGGGAGAGCGATCTGCCGATCCTCCAGCAGTACGGCAAGGTCGACTTCGCCTACTCCGGGGCGCTGACCAGGTTCCTGCCGGTGCTGGCTGCTGCGGATGTCTTCAACGCCTCGCCCCAGCAGGACAGTTCGTACTTCCGCGGCTCGAACAACATAGCGCCGTACAACCTGTATGTGCGGCCCTCCGGGATCCTGCACGACTTCCCGGACGCGGCACCGGCAAAGGACATCGGCTTCCGCTTCGGCCCGGCGCCGGAGGGCGGAACGCCGACCGACACCTTCACCGCGCGGATGCCCGCGGCCTCGTTCACCTTCACCTGGTCCGCCGCGCAGGGCAAGTACCTGGTGGCGATGGACGGCAAGGCGGCCATGACCACCGACGCCGGGCAGATGGGCGCGCCGACCATCGTGGTGCAGAAGGTGGCCGAGACCACCTCCCCGCGCGGCTTCATGGACTCCCCCGGCGTGCTCTCCCCGTACGCGCCGACTGTCGGCAGCGGTGCGGCGACGATCCTCCGGGACGGCAAGGCGTACCAGGGCAGTTGGTCGCGGACCGACCCGAACAGCGGCACCAGTTTCAGCTACGCCGGGCAGCCGTTGAACTTCCACCCGGGGCAGGTCTGGGTGGTGCTGGAGCCGCAGTAGCAGCGAGCGAGTCGCACGCGAGGTCGCGGTCGCTGAGCTCAGCCGGCCAGCGCGACCTTCAGCACTCCGCTCTCTCCTCCGGCATGCGCGAGCACCTCGTAGGCCCGCCCGATCTCGTCCAGGGCGAAGCGGTGGGTGACCAGGCCCGCGACGTCCAGCCGGCCGGCGTCGAGCATGCCCAGGAGCAGCGGGGTGCTGCTGGTGTCGACGAGGCCGGCGGTGACGGTGAGGTGACCGGCCCGGAGCTCGTCGGGGCGGCGCGGATCTGGATCTGGGTAGCCGGGAGCGACTCTGCCGTGCGGTCCGACGCGCGCGACCCGGCCGCCGGGGCGCACCGCGCGCGTGCAGAGCCCCAGCGCCCAGTCCCCGGGAAGGTCACCGGTCTCGATGGCGACGTCGGCGCCGAACCCGTCGGGGCTCAGGGCGCGGACACGCTCGGCGTCGACGCGGTCGGCCGGCAGGACCACGTCCGCGCCGATCCGTTCGGCGACGGCCAGCCGACCCTCCGCACGGTCGACGGCGATGATCCGTCCCGGGCTGTAGAGACGGGCGGTGGCGATCGCGGCCAGGCCGGTCGGCCCGGCGCCGACGACCAGCACGGTGTCACCCGGGCCGACCCCGCCGCTGCGGACGCCGACCTCGAAGGCCGTGGGCAGCAGGTCCGCGAGCAGCAGCGCGCTCTCGTCGCCGACGCCCCGGGGCAGCCGGTGCAGCGACCCGTCGGCGAAGGGCGTCCGGACGTACTCGGCCTGGGTGCCGTCGATCAGGTGGCCCAGCAGCCAGCCGCCACCCCCGGTGCACCGGCCGTAGGCAAGTGTTCGGCAGGCCGCGCACCGGCCGCAGGCGCAGACGCAGGAGACCAGGACCCGGTCGCCCAGCGCCACCCGCTGGACGCCCGGCCCGATCGCGGTGACGGTGCCGACGGCCTCGTGACCGAGGATGCGGCCCGCGGCGACCTCGGGCACACCGCCGCCCAGGATGTCCGGGTCGATGGCGCAGATCGAGGTCAGCGCCACCCTGACCACGGCGTCCTCGGGGTGCAGGACGACCGGGTCGGGGGCCTCGCCCCAGCTGCTG
This genomic window contains:
- a CDS encoding APC family permease, with amino-acid sequence MTLEHGSGAGEKGLKAGALGLFSSVAIGIASTAPAYSLAATLGIIVVGVGLQAPIITILAFIPMLLIAYAYKELNAADPDCGTTFTWAARAFGPRTGWMGGWGIIVADIIVMANLAQIAGVYGFRLLGLDSLAGDKTWTTLAGVAWIIVMTIICYVGIEISAALQRWLLCVEVVMLVVLSVTALVKAYSSSAPATAIHISASWFNPFNVASASAFTSGVLAAVFIYWGWDTAVSVNEETADSARTPGRAAVISTVLLLAIYALVSTSAQAFAGVGTKGIGLANPDNAGDVLSGLGGAVFGDKGLGWFLTKLLIFMVLTSSAASTQTTILPTARTSFSMAAHKAIPSHFARVDRRFLTPSWSTVGMGLVSIAFYVMLTAVSGNVLADSIASVGLGIAFYYGLTGFTCTWYYRRVLTRSTRDFVFKGLLPGLGGLMLLYFFCYAAFDVYADPHYGATSINLPVFGATGGVSVIGVGALVLGAVLMLIQWAIQGSWFRDPDVPVSAHSPDEA
- a CDS encoding universal stress protein; this translates as MRPCVTVGVDGTDASHDALDWAADEAWLRRLPLHVVHAWPGEAQDAPIAPGARSAADVGEEALEAARAQVLMRHPDLEVATRLADRAAREALLDAAADTDLLVVGARGSGGFPRLLVGSTALHVAANASCPVVVVHGSGYQEAAGGVLVGVHGRDAEEEVLSFAFRAADSRQLPLEALHAWSYPLVSGPGHAFPPVYEAAHVAAEQSRLLAEVLAGWSERHPGVPLSETAVRSSPARELVALSETRQLLVVGRHGTPRGPLRRLGSVSQAVVQHAQCPVAVVPVTVVPVAET
- a CDS encoding lanthionine synthetase LanC family protein; the protein is MITKLSDEAETLAAQALEWLLGTARDTGTGLAWATRPSEDELDPTLYSGASGIVAALLEGRRHFGDDRYGDAALRAARGIEAAVEGWEHSSLHFGLTGMAVALHAVHEQLGDAAAGAAARRTLDLVRSRFDGTRWAALFELMGGNAGIALGALAAGDLELALLAVTPYLRTAEPTAGGVHWEIKVGEPSRLHHISHGTLGIVHALAAVGRAAGRPDLVDLAAAGAADVVSRDEAGPAGFLVPHSDPQDRPELIERYSYGWCHGPAGDAQVFRLLRDLPVGEAAAWSALADRCWHTVTRSGLPQRLRPGFWDNSGRCCGTAGVLALACDRLVEQGDGREFADVLVADLSARATVDADGARWSNTEHRKTPSELEPMPGWAMGNAGIVRELLRYARATTGRDPSYALDWPDHPPAATGNPPR
- a CDS encoding CRISPR-associated endonuclease Cas3'', with product MTEPDRALTEPDRATAPAFEDFVRTATGHAPYPYQARLAGEGLPELLAVPTGAGKTLAAVLPWLYRRLVGAPQRTPRRLVYVLPLHSAAEQTYARVGEWLERLGRAEEVGLHLLAGGVTYGGDWRRRPERTAVLIGSHDLLMSRALMRGYAESSQMAPVTFGLLHSDTQWVFDERGLLGPARSTGARLQLLRERLGTPAPTATMWMDSTSGPTGLQDRQDSQNALSRVELSEADRRGAMSGRLNAVRRIRRLAIDPGHYVQGLAQAVDSAHLPGTRTIAVLNSVERARELYRALREATPGREVLLLQPHVRAAGRRDLPPQQATGDQIIVTTRALEAGPDLSSRTLLTELAPWSSIVQRAGRCNRYGEYPDGGDLLWCRPPDDTRAVDSLDDSSVEDAARWLTLHNEQAVTAAQLQQAPISCQPDAGQSLSQSDLLELFDTNSDAQPTRWICDPADHTVLIAWRDWESGRPPQDEADPARDELCPAPLADVRALLDTRRGWVRDQLDWQWRPVVAEDLRPGAALLLDARDGGYLPEEGWAPDSRTPVQPCGGGPAVPRSFSCTAWVSLDQHLMETEEEARRLVDALPGLAPDQQEAVARAARYHDLGKCHDAFQAMLRGGGGDPPDGLLAKSKGPYNTGTNSRPYFRHELVSALMLLHGQHWHSNKHWHGEQFDPRLVGYLAAAHHGHVRISARPRGDEAPLLLGVRDGDRTPPVELSSGERFPGQRLQTTVFTTGAPGSWTEQALALRDRADLGPFRLAYLEALVRIADWRSSARHDGPVGPVGPVEPLP
- a CDS encoding DUF3048 domain-containing protein is translated as MPTVSRRRSAAPVAALFALLLIGVSACGTSTKSPPTPSPTPSAASAPASTGSQVSPLTGLPGQAGRILAVKIDNIVNARPQTGVNSAAVVYAIEVEGGISRFLAVYDSNHLPPGDAIGPVRSARESDLPILQQYGKVDFAYSGALTRFLPVLAAADVFNASPQQDSSYFRGSNNIAPYNLYVRPSGILHDFPDAAPAKDIGFRFGPAPEGGTPTDTFTARMPAASFTFTWSAAQGKYLVAMDGKAAMTTDAGQMGAPTIVVQKVAETTSPRGFMDSPGVLSPYAPTVGSGAATILRDGKAYQGSWSRTDPNSGTSFSYAGQPLNFHPGQVWVVLEPQ
- a CDS encoding alcohol dehydrogenase catalytic domain-containing protein yields the protein MKALSYQGPGRSSWGEAPDPVVLHPEDAVVRVALTSICAIDPDILGGGVPEVAAGRILGHEAVGTVTAIGPGVQRVALGDRVLVSCVCACGRCAACRTLAYGRCTGGGGWLLGHLIDGTQAEYVRTPFADGSLHRLPRGVGDESALLLADLLPTAFEVGVRSGGVGPGDTVLVVGAGPTGLAAIATARLYSPGRIIAVDRAEGRLAVAERIGADVVLPADRVDAERVRALSPDGFGADVAIETGDLPGDWALGLCTRAVRPGGRVARVGPHGRVAPGYPDPDPRRPDELRAGHLTVTAGLVDTSSTPLLLGMLDAGRLDVAGLVTHRFALDEIGRAYEVLAHAGGESGVLKVALAG